DNA sequence from the Gouania willdenowi chromosome 21, fGouWil2.1, whole genome shotgun sequence genome:
CAAATAATTGAAAAGTAATGTATTGTGTTTCATGAACAGTATGATACATATCTCATCACATTATTGTGATAATCACTTACATTAGCTACCAACAAAACAGTggaaatatatacaataaaagAGAAGTTCAGATTTACTTCATGGTTTATTCTTATTCTTGCaccttttatatttttattcttaaaatGGCGTTTTGTCACACATGTTCTTGGTAATAATCAATGTGTAACAAACCAATAGAAGAGGCTAAAGCTTGTTGTTCCTCTGTAATGACTGTGTGCTACTGAATGTGTCTGTGAGCGCCGCCCTGCAGCTTTACTGACTGTGTCTCTGCTAAACGCCTCGCTGAACCAACACGCTAACGGCTTCTGTGCTAAAGTGCTAGCCTGCTCCACCCATCAGCCACCTCACCATCCCATCATGGGGCTGCTTCACTGACCTTCCTCTCAGTGAGCATCCCTGTTGGTTGCGATGGTAAACCGCCTGCCTCCCCCCCCGCCCCCCTTCCCCCACACCATTCATCAGCTTACACCGTTAtcagtgacctttgacctctgagcTCATTGGTTAACCACCtgccttttctttctcttctttacCCCGACTGGATGGCACGACGTTTTCTCTCTCCTTTGTCTTTATGTCAATACTTTACTTCTGTGTTATAATtcatatttcacttttttatttctgttttatttcacatttgtcttatattctaatttattttcccccctcatttattaataaaattcatttttttcaattttgaatattttccactcatcttttcattattctTGCTGTTTGTTTCATTGTAAATACTTCCTTTTCTTGcctgtgggtttttgttgttgttaattcTCTTAAACTCATTTCCTTCTTTAATGATCTCACTTCCCCTCTGTATGCATCACTTGCTGCCCACTTCATGTTCAATATTTTCTCATTTACCTTCTCTAATGTTTCCTGCATTCATTTCAATCCCCTTCATTCATAATCTTTTTGTTTCCATTAATCCTCTTGTAAATTTTCCCCTTTTTACACTCCTCCCCTCTCCTCCTGCCCTTCCAACTCTCCTCCTCTTCATTTTTCCTCCACCCGTCTTCACGGGGGCACCAGTCCTCCCTCTGTTCACCCTATGACATCATCCAGTGCCGCCTGCCGCCAGTTTGTGCAGCAGTTCGGGCACTGGTTGCCTTGGATTCTAGTTCTTCAGACAGAAAATGGGAAGAGACGTTGCAAGCTCCAAGCCCCGCCTCCTCCCCGGGCGCCGCAGCAAAGACTCCCCTGTTGGTTTCAGTCACCACTCAAACCCCGCCTCCCGCCTGGCAGATCTGGGACTTCATTGGCTCGAGCCGAGTTCACATCCTCTGCCTTGTTCTGCTTTTCGTGGCCTATAGTTGGAGCGAGCTGACGTAGCTGTGACAACTGTCACtggtcggggggggggggggggggggctttcttcttcttcttcggctCTTCTAGCCTCATTTCTGATGTATTTATGTCACATGGGAAGAATCGTCAAAATATAAACActttttatacatatatttgTGTTTGGGCCACTATTCAAACTACATAACTAATTTTTTTGCAACCTAGTAAACGATccagattttaaataaaaaatatcttatCTCTCCCATGTGACACAAATGCAGCATCAGCATGAGCCAACACTGGTCCTTTTACCTTCTCCCCtcctctgttttgtttttctccattGAATTAAAACACTAAGTTGTAGCTGAACATCAACCACATCCTGATGATCTAATGgtgtcatttgtttatttataattcTCTTATTCACTTCCTTCCAGGACTGAGGAACTCTATATCAGGATTTTTAAGTCTTAGCTTCCTTTTTTTATAGTTATATTTAAAGAAGAATTCAATCAGAATTCAACAAAATAAAGTTGACAACATACCATAAAATTGAATATATGATGAAATTGAAGTCTAATGTAGAGGAAAAGGAACCATTCTGACTCATTTTCACTGAATAATCTGTGAATGTTGAAGCAGAACAAATTCACTGAATCAGGAAAATAAAAGTGCTCAGTGTTAAACTGGGAGAACTTTCTTTTTTCAATCTCCCAGCAGGCTTTGGGGCACAATGATGGGCTTCTGTTGAAACAAAGGAAAATGAATATTATGGGATGGAGATTTCAGTGGCAGCACTTTGCACTTACTTTTCTACTTGTCTAATAAATCCAATGTTTGCTTCAGGTTTTAACAGTCGCTGAATATGATTTAAGTGTGATTGTTCAGTATAACCTTTAATCATAATATATGATTATATAGAAATCAATCATTGCTGCTTTAGGCTTGAAtactgttgtccttttgtctcagactgaaaaataatgtgcaCAAGCACATTTAGCCTAAGCAGAGACGTTATGAAGCGCTGTtaactgctttcactactttcAGTTTGTAATAGAGGATTTAAAATGAATCAGAAGCACAATGAAGCCATATTTGGAAGGATGTCGGTGGTAGTTTGTGGAGcttttatttggtgtatttatgAATGATGACGGAGTTTGAAAGAAAAGCCGTGGAAatattttttaagcattttatttCAGCATTCTGGATATGCAATGTGATTGTTTTAGGAGAAAGATGGTAAAGGGCTACAGAAAGTTCATTACAAAGGGTTTATTATGGGTGGGTAATTTATTATTAAGGACTAATATTGACTAGAAAAACGCCTTCTGGTAGAATAATGTATatcaaaaaaatatctgtacaGATGGAACTATTACTAATGTGATGTttattcataattatgataaGAAGGAACTGCTGCTGACATGCACGTTGCAATGTGTGagatatttgactttattaaaGAGGTGATACATTTTCCCAAGAAACATTTTGTTCTACCTACTTTGTTGATGTTCTACTATAACAGGACTTTTTGGGCAGAAAAAAAGGTCCAACATTTCATGTTTGGACAGTACGGAAAAGGAttagggccaaatttgatggagaatcaagaatgaagtgaaaatattgagaataaagttgacattttgaatATGAACTCAAactacaatattgtgataaaagtcaacgttttgctattaaagtcaaatctatgcACGTTGACTgcggccaattcaccatatatgacaaaagtctccatcaaaactgaCCCTAATCTGTTTCTGTAGATCCTCATTATCCACAGacggactgaatgctccacctcttctaaacttgactgttttttttccttctgaacagattcagtttttagaaatattcaaagtccttaaagacaTTACAACACCATGTGTATGAGCTAAAAATGaaagaatctaactttgaaGTTTAACACATTCATTGATACATAGCATTTTGTAGACAGTCATGATCTGGACTTTGTTgttatatggtgaattggccctcgtcagcttctgTAAATTTGACTTTATTTGCAGACCTTAGACTTGTATTAcgattttgtattttgagttaatTTTTTCGAAaaatttgactttaatctcgacatttcggcttcatttgcccaaaattattttctccatcaaaattggccctaatccacttCTGTAGGGGCAGCCACTCGttccttaaaggtcccatatcatgctatttttcacccatctctatttgttctaagaaccccaaaaacatagtatttgaggtttatttttccaaactcgcctgttttccagagttttagcctctgaaaagtcactttctgagcaactctacacaaacaggctgatttgtggcctacttatgcatattcatgactgggcgtgtctatagacgggacactgacttcctcctccccgcacagtgACATCGGGCCAGAGGACgtcccgccctcctcccacccactccgtagcagagctcatgttgctttataaacacgagacagagcgtgggagGCGGGGTGTTcacggtacatacatagactgtagaaaaaacatacatagcactgcgcgaaggacgttgaaatgctcaccttcgtgggcgtgtctgtttacatgtcaatcacggcagagagcttcctggaggcgcggcttctccagctcagtacCGTGTCAAAAGTGGGAACgggtcatcaaattggagcaaggtgtttgggctcaccctgcagtaagaaaggagcaaatcaccctctaacgattgagggaatcaatgaaaaaaaacacaatttgggcatgtgtatgaagcccatatagcacttttatcatgtttaaaacacagataagttgatttagcttaacatgggccctttaatgagtttttaaaaaatgaaataaaatacttgagattatgtgattgttttttattcatgaaCAATTTTAACTGCTTGAAAGAAGTAACCAATTTGCAGACATTTGacctgagtttttttttgtctaactTTGAAACTTTTGTGGAAATCAAAACTCAAGTAATTGTGTTTTTGCCTGAATCCGACAAAAGTGAACCACAGCACGGTTTGTGCGCATTTCCTTCACATGAAGCTGTATTAATAGAGAAGAGATGTGCACACAGCTGAAGGTGTTTATTCTTTATCTAAACCTTGTGCCTCCTCTGTCTTCTTGCCACCCCCACACCTCCCGTTACACTCTCTTCTTTCCTGTCTGTCCCTCCTGTTTCTCCCCCCACCTCCCCCTCCCAGGACAAACTGTGTCTTCCTCACCACATCCTGGAGGAGAAAGGCCTGGTGAAGGTGTGCGTCACTGTGCAGGCTCTGCTGGATGAAGCctcccccaaacacacactcctcACGTGAGCCACAGAGAAACAAAGTGTAGACACCTATTGGTTCCACGCTTGTTCTGCATCCCTCACAGTAACGGTGTTCATTTATATATTCATGGATGCACTAAACTGGGTGGGTTTTTTAATTCCCAAAGGGGAACAAGGGACTGCTGGGAGTGTTTTTTTGACAGATTGTTGGAGTTTTAAATCACAGACCCAGCATTTATTTTCACTCTGACGCATCAAAAGCGAGTCTGTTTTGCTGTTAATTATTCAGTCGATGCACGATTTAACAGACTGTAAACTAAAGAGCATGAATACGTCTCCACAAGCAAGAAATCTTCAGGCTGTAgcaatttgaaaaatatgctggattttcaaaataaaatgggaCAGTCTTTGAAAAGGAATATCATGGGAGAAAATCTGCACTTTAATGGTAAATGCTTTATAGGGAATATTTATAGAATTTTCTTATGACCAAAAAGTGGCGAGTAGCACATTATAAATTATTACTGtaaacattttagaaaaaacCTTAACATTGTTTTAATGTTGCATTTTCTTAAAccttccaaaaatgttttacctttattttgaaaatccaagTATTCCACTCCAGCGTGCGAGAGTCTTATTTAACTGTGGACTTTTTCAATGCGAAGCGTCCATTGCTCGGGAGTTTCACCAAATTTACCATTTTATTTGAGGCCATCTATGCACAACGAGTCACCTCCTAAATCAGTACAGACCGCTTTGTATTACCATTTCCTGTCAAATGTTTTATAAACTAGAGTTCAGTGGTCTGCTCTCAACTTCCAGGAGAGACTAAAACCAAAATATATAATTGTCTTATTCTGGAGGGACACCATTTTTTTTACCCacagtttatatatttaaacaaaCTTATTTATAATGAGACAAACTGAGATGAATCATTTTAGGTGTGAACattcaaaaaagaaatattatcaaatatttttctctaatatattttatgtataattatgtatgttttgtaAAGTTTTCCTACggcccagaaaaaaaaaaaaaagctgcgaGTGTTGATCTGTTGCAAATCATGGAGACACTGAACCGTCTATTGATCCACTGAGGAGGTCAGCAGACGTCCACATACTTCCTGTTTCCTTTCATCCTGCAggtgtttgggggggggggggggggttgtagACCTTgacggggttttttttttttttcaatgaaaccACATGTTTTTCTCATGTTGTTCGTGTGAGATGCAGTTTGCTGATGTGCCAAAAGacaagcttctttttttttttttttttttactgcatcaaAAAACTCTAGATCCCATGATTGAAGGATAATATAGGCGATGAGCGATAACCAGAAACTCGCCAAAGGAGACAAAAAAAGCACCACATTTAGATATGAACTAACTGCGAATGAACAAGATGTACCAcagaaagtaaaataaatacacaaatattgtgTATGAGGAGGAGATTTTGTGTAAAAACTGCAATTTTTCAATGAGAGCGAGTTTTTATTGCGTGCATTGTTTAGGCCTCATTCCACAGCCTGTGTGTGTTAAATAAGTTTGTATCTTAAATTAGTATAAACTAATGTTTTGAAGGGGCAGTATGTCTATTAATGCAACATTAATGAGGTGTCATTCTTCACTAAACCACTAGATGGCGATCAGTCATTTCACTTGTTCCTCTTACTTTTCAGGGTCAGCATTTCAATCCTTTggcacacaatgacacacaaaaaaaaacattcatggtcgaacatagtaaaaaaaaaaagtgtgcaatATTCCAATGCTCCCCTTAAAACAATCACACAACCCAACTATTGATAACGCAAATACGTGTTTACAGTCGCTCAGTTTGAGCTATTTGGTAGCAAAGATAGTTAGTGTTGTAAAGTAGTTTTTATATTCAAAGCACCAAAAGTCAAAAAGAACCAAAATCCCCTGAAAGCCAATGATGAATGCAGGCTTATGACACGATTATCGTCGATTTGTATCAAAGCTTTAAGCTAGCTTTTGAAGCAGAATGAGATTAGCATTGGTTATTCAAACTGTAGCCTAGTAACAACTACATTGGATTAGTTAAGTGTTATTTGCAATGTACTGTAATGATTCTACCTCTCTAATATGTGAGCAAATAGCCTAGCTAAGCTCAAATAAGTGTAgcgtagacacacacacacacacacacacacatatatatatatatatatatactgcccctttaaaagCAGAGGCTTCCCAGGTGAGCATTATTCAACACAGACATGACATTTGCCTCTAATCCTATTCAGATCAGTTTGATATTTCATAATCTCTATGTCAAGGATGtctttacatttctgtttttcatgcaTCAGTAATTTGGGTTTTTCTTACAACTTCACAGACATAATCTTCAATCATAGATGTTGGTTCGTTTTTTGGTCCCTGGGTTTGGAATGTTTGGAATAATAACATGCCATAAATGTGTGAACAGACTAAACCAGACCAGATTTTACTGCTTGCTTGatcaagcaataaatcatgATCTGGTATCATGGTTCCATGAtcgttcacactttaaaggcttggaagacatttctgTCCCCATCAAATACaacacagtaggtccaaatgtatcaATAGTacccccacttttttttttctttttttgaaaaatcgcaatgaaatgcacaatctgggACCATTCTaaatgaaattttgccaatggtGAGATGgattttgtgatatttgaaactgattcagaaccaatatattgttccAGATCCCTTCTAAAATGTGATGGATTgtcttccatggcataaggtttatctttggttaaaaatgtgtcaaaatctgttattttggacaAAATCctgcttaaaaaaacaaaaacaaataatgaaacaaaCTTTAAGGAAAACTGTCCAAACACACAGCGAGGAAGTGGAAAAGCAAACATGGCATAACCCTGTTTGCGACCTGCTTCTTTAACCATTAGCAATGTAATTCTGTCAGAATTTGGGCAATTCCACCCCTGACCTGATAGACTTCACTTTGAGTTCTGAGTTGTTTAAATTCACAGATGATAGTTGATCTCTATCCTttataacaataacataaaatgtatttaagcaCATCACAGATCATCTACTCTGTTACAAACTATTCCCTCACAGATCTCTCAAACTGATCAATAAGGTGTTTTCTATCAGAATTTGTCTGTGGACCACACCACATTGGAAGCTCAAAGTTTTAAATGTGTGATGTAAAGATTTACAGTAGATTTATTGAATCTCATGCTTTGGTGACCCTTAAACTGTGAGGAGGACCACTGTGTTAGATCTCAGGTATATTTAAGGGAGACATATTTGTGGAGTTTTTCCTGTAACAaatgaatacattatttttacttgtatttttttctcagctctgcatgcaaagcaataaaaaaaaaaaaaaaaaccctggctGCTTCCCCGACACACTCCGCACTTTATATGCCTGTCTTTAGTTTAGGCAACTCAGAAAAATCTAAAACGAGATTAGGCATcatttaaaagaacaaaacaaacttaaGTTTGGCTTAGAAATGTGACGCCAGTGTAAATGCAGTAAATGTGTGGCTACTGTGTGTAAAGCAGTGGTCATTGTTTGGTTTTGTAAATCTCTTTTGTACAAACACATGTGTCTACTCacatttttttcgtttttttcgtgtttttttttcatgaatacTGGATGTAGCATACCCTTTTGTAACTTTGTGAACCgttgtgtaatttgttgtaCAGAAACTTTAAAGTCTCCATGCATGAAATGTTTGTAACTGCTGTgaatactgtaaatactgtatttCATCACTTTACCAGTAAAGAGCTCACCTGTCTAAACACGTGTGTCCTGTCAGATTTCTACTTCAGGAAcaagaaaatgcatttttattattattttcctgcTTTAAACCTCTGTACCGTCAGCGTCCCATCTGCATTAATGACACACTGATTGAGATACACtaaatcacgtgtcaaactcaaggcccaggggccaactctggccctttagagcattaaTTTGGTGCgcaaaagaaagtaaaaattataggAAAAACatgtcattgtgtaaattactaaattaTTCAGTTGTCGATATCTTAGCCTCTCTAAATACTTATAATACATGATggcattcatttattcatctcaaattgattaagataaaaaaattcaaaatcttGCAAATTTTATCAAATTATTtgacttcaataaataattgttcataACATCAAGGAAATGTAACTGAAATTAGGTTTAAGGTCACTTAATGATTGAATATTGTCGGTCTCATatactttatatgtaatttatacGTGGAAATGCAAACTGGGGCACATTGTTGTTGAAATGGCtctttttcctgcctaaaatctgtggcccacttgagatctaactggtctgtatttggcccctgaactaaataaTCACATGATCCAAATTTTTGAAAtgcaagtattttattttggaaatttgagagcttttcttttcattttaccAAAAAGGCAGTGAGCAGCAGGTGGGGGTGATCTGCTGATCAGGCGTTCAGGTACTTGGCGTGATGTTTGATGTGGTCGTTCATGAACGAGTAGATGAAGTAGTAGCTGTGATCGTAGCCCTGTGCAGAGGAACCCAGATGCACATGAGTTTTCACCAAAGCTAAGACTATAAagcaaactttatttaaattgagGAAGAATAACTTAAGAAAAAGGACTGAGCTTGTCTCAgtcttttcttatttattaaataatgattccAACTGACCGGCTGCAGCCTGAACACGACGGGGATTTTCTTCTCGGAGCACACGGCGATCAGGTTGTCGGGCAGCAGCTGACTGGCAGACAGGAACTGGTCGTCTCGGCCCTGATCGATGAGGATGTCGAGCTGAGGGCCAGAGTACGATCCTGCCAGTACCGTAGCGTCGTACGCCTGAATGCAAAGAGCAGGGAAAACAAACACTTTACAGGACTGCTGCGTttagtggcttttttttttttttttttacagattgtCCTGGTCTCACCTCCCACGTGGACCTATCAGAGCCCAGGTATCCTGCGAAGGCTTTCTGACCCCAGGGACACTGCATGGGGTTACAGATGGGAGCAAACGCAGAGACAGCCTGAGGGACACAGAAGGACAGACAGCTTCAGAGTTATTACTTTATTAtattaaagtaaataataacCCCAAATGTCTTTTAAAATAACTTTCAAAAGTGGAAAACCAACTGTTTCTAATCTATAAATAAACCACCTCTACACCCGCTTATCCCACAGGGTCATATGAGGTGCAAAGATGGGATCACCCTGGACAGGATGGCAGCACGTCACAAACTTTCACTCCAAACCCTTAAATACATGATGGAATGTGAGAGCAGTTAGTTTCTGGAATAAACCAAATCGAGCCAGCGATCCTTTACGCCACACGTGTCAAATTcaaaggcccgggggccaaatccggcccttaagagcatccaaaaaaaaaagtcagagacgccatgaatcattgtgtaaattaccaactcgttcagttgtagatatctccaaattaatacacaaattcaacgAAACGCCACAATATTAGCAAGGCTCACATTTTCCCCTATGATCAtatcacatgacagcagtcatttttaatttcaaattgttgaaagaacttaaTTTTACCCAAATCCCGTAATTTTCTTCAATTTATCCCACAAAATTTCaccaaatcacaaaaaaatgcatcataaaatctaataaattcaaaataaagatcctgcagggacagaAATCTGTTACTTATTGTTTTGATATGATCAATGGtgtatatattttatcatttatttatatgtggaagtgcaaactagagcaaaaaagtgtgacacccctgctttacgCTTACTCATTGTAGGAATGAAAGGAATAAACCAGGGTTCTGCTTTAAAGCCACTCAGAATAACACATTAATGCTgattggagaacatgcaaagtgTGGTGATGCTGTTTGGATAAAAGACTGAAGCTCAGACCAAACATAATCCAAACTGTTCACTACAGTTAACCTGAATCCAAACACTGAAATACAGGCCATACTTTGTATTTCCCAGGATTCTTCAGGGCACAGATGAGTGCTCCATGTCCACCCATGGAGTGGCCACTGATGGACATCCTTTCTGGGTCAGTGGGGAAGTTAGCATTGATGAGTTTAGGGAGCTGGGGAACAAAAAAGGAGAAATAGATGTCAGAGTCCATGTGACCGTGTTGGTGTCTCTGAAACGCTTCCATCCTACCTCCTCTGTGACGTACGCGTACATGCGGTAGTTGGCTTTCCATAAATCCTGGGTGGCGTTTACGTAGAAACCTGCTCCTGTGCCAAAATCCCAGCTCTCGTCTTCACCCTCGATGTTACATCCACCTGAGGAGGAAGGAAGTCTCCCACATAGACTTACATCACTTAGAAAGGAAACTAAATTATGTCATTTGTATAacatcttaaagctgatatctagtttctgagaaatgtttatcattcttttgaaattcataaaaataccaTACTAGTCTtctactatggtctactgctggtggtcattcatatacattaatgtatataagtccctccttcgtcctatacaaatggaatcgatcgccgagtgcgcccatccaataggctttgacttcctgtttttgagtctgtcaatcaaagtgaatacaGAAccgtgcacggaaacaaggctgcacgtcacaacagcaaacaggtaaatatgattgtggctctgacccatagacctatatcaatgagaccttgttatgttctgcattgggcgtgcagaaaagtagaggcgtggcttctgctAGATTGGCGGAGGAAGTGGagcggtttagggcggg
Encoded proteins:
- the esd gene encoding S-formylglutathione hydrolase; its protein translation is MSLTQVSCNKCAGGFQKVFEHESTELKCKMKFAVYLPPKAETEKCPVMYWLSGLTCTEQNFITKAGSQLGASEHGIIMVAPDTSPRGCNIEGEDESWDFGTGAGFYVNATQDLWKANYRMYAYVTEELPKLINANFPTDPERMSISGHSMGGHGALICALKNPGKYKAVSAFAPICNPMQCPWGQKAFAGYLGSDRSTWEAYDATVLAGSYSGPQLDILIDQGRDDQFLSASQLLPDNLIAVCSEKKIPVVFRLQPGYDHSYYFIYSFMNDHIKHHAKYLNA